One genomic segment of Rhizorhabdus phycosphaerae includes these proteins:
- a CDS encoding error-prone DNA polymerase, giving the protein MIFAEMVAATNYSFLRGASPAEEMVAAALAAGHVGLGIADRNSVAGVVRAWKALRDAREKAAEEGLPDFPFKLASGARLVFADGTPDIVAYPATRHGWGRLTRLLTVGNRRAIKGDCILFLDDLLDHLDDLLLVVIPDGEGLVLGEEGARPHPSWQPPAPGVNRHPSGESDEERPALSLATVDGVRLSASPPPSPEGPQDMLRRVLDLLNRAAPDRVWLGVTMRYAGRDRRRIAKLARLAKDLSVPLLATNDALYATPAQRQLHDVVTCIRLGVKIEEAGTRLAANAERHLKPGHEMARLFADYPQAVGEGARLLDRVGFDLEQLSYVYPHEPVPEGWTPQAWLEKLVADGVRWRYGEAPDRKVLDLVETELKLVRKEQYAYYFLTVHDIVRFARERKILCQGRGSAANSVICYVLGITEVDPVANKLLFSRFISEDRKEPPDIDVDFEHERREEVMQYIYGRYGRDRAGIAATVIHYRPRSAVREIAKVLGLSEDIAARLTSTIWGSFSSSMEEKRFHETGFDPANVEIGRLNMLVAQLLTFPRHLSQHVGGFILTEDRLDETVPIHNAAMDDRTFIEWDKDDIDALKLMKVDILALGMLTCIRKAFALIETHIGRQYTLATIPPDQPDVYDMLCTGDSIGVFQVESRAQINMLPRLRPRELYDLVIQVAIVRPGPIQGGMVHPYLRRRQKLEAVVFPSPAPPHDPDELREVLGKTLGVPLFQEQAMKLAIVAAGFSDAEANRLRRAMATFRNVGTMPTFERKMVEGMVDRGYPRDFAERCFEQIKGFGSYGFPESHAQSFALLVYASSYLKCRYPAVFACALLNSQPMGFYAPAQIVRDAREHGVEVRSIDVNRSLWDNSLEGPPDRLALRIGLRQVDGFREAWAEAIVAARGQGPFDSIEDLARRADLPRRALRLLADADAFRSIGLDRRAALWEARRTPDGELPLFAAARARELGEEPDAQLPAMPLSEHVAADYQLTRLSLKGHPMQFLRDLFRREGVLSCAEASAARNGSRAKVAGVVLVRQRPGEGKAIFVTLEDETGVTNVLLWARTFEVQRRQVMASRLMLVEGEIQRSPEGVVHLMGAIVHDRSAELDRLSEDHRTEIELSRADVFEHPQMPRHNVPRGRHPRDVRILPRSRDFH; this is encoded by the coding sequence ATGATCTTTGCCGAAATGGTGGCGGCGACCAATTACAGCTTCCTGCGCGGGGCCTCGCCCGCCGAGGAGATGGTCGCAGCCGCGCTTGCAGCCGGCCATGTCGGACTGGGCATCGCCGACCGCAACAGCGTCGCCGGCGTGGTCCGCGCGTGGAAGGCGCTGCGCGATGCGCGCGAGAAGGCGGCGGAGGAGGGGCTGCCCGATTTCCCGTTCAAGCTCGCTAGCGGAGCACGCCTCGTCTTTGCCGACGGGACGCCCGACATCGTCGCCTATCCCGCGACGCGCCATGGCTGGGGGCGGCTGACCCGCCTGCTGACGGTCGGCAACCGGCGCGCGATCAAGGGCGACTGCATCCTGTTCCTCGACGATCTGCTCGATCATCTCGACGATCTGCTGCTGGTGGTGATCCCCGATGGCGAGGGGCTGGTGCTGGGAGAGGAGGGCGCCCGGCCGCATCCGAGCTGGCAGCCCCCCGCTCCTGGGGTAAACAGGCACCCCTCGGGCGAGAGCGACGAGGAGCGGCCTGCCTTGTCGCTGGCGACGGTCGACGGGGTTCGTCTCTCCGCTTCGCCGCCGCCTTCGCCGGAGGGGCCGCAGGACATGCTGCGACGCGTTCTGGACCTGCTGAACCGGGCGGCTCCCGATCGCGTCTGGCTGGGCGTCACCATGCGCTATGCGGGGCGCGACCGTCGCCGGATCGCGAAGCTGGCGCGGCTCGCCAAGGATCTGTCGGTTCCGCTGCTCGCGACCAACGACGCGCTCTATGCCACCCCGGCGCAGCGCCAGCTCCATGACGTCGTCACCTGCATCCGGCTGGGCGTGAAGATCGAGGAGGCGGGGACGCGGCTCGCGGCCAATGCCGAGCGCCATCTGAAACCCGGACACGAGATGGCGCGGCTCTTTGCGGACTATCCGCAGGCGGTGGGCGAAGGCGCGCGCCTGCTCGATCGGGTCGGCTTCGATCTCGAACAGCTCAGCTATGTCTATCCGCACGAGCCGGTGCCGGAGGGCTGGACCCCGCAAGCATGGCTCGAGAAGCTCGTCGCCGACGGCGTGCGCTGGCGCTATGGCGAGGCGCCCGACCGCAAGGTGCTCGACCTCGTCGAGACCGAGCTGAAGCTCGTCCGGAAGGAGCAATATGCCTATTATTTCCTGACGGTGCACGACATCGTCCGCTTTGCGCGCGAGCGGAAGATCCTGTGCCAGGGGCGCGGATCGGCGGCCAATTCGGTGATCTGCTACGTGCTCGGCATCACCGAGGTCGACCCGGTCGCGAACAAGCTCCTCTTCTCGCGCTTCATCTCCGAGGACCGCAAGGAACCTCCCGACATCGACGTCGACTTCGAGCATGAGCGGCGCGAGGAGGTGATGCAATATATCTATGGTCGCTATGGCCGCGACCGCGCCGGCATCGCCGCGACCGTCATTCATTACCGGCCGCGCAGCGCGGTGCGCGAGATCGCCAAGGTGCTGGGCCTCAGCGAGGATATCGCCGCCCGCCTGACCTCGACCATCTGGGGCAGTTTTTCGTCCAGCATGGAGGAGAAGCGCTTTCACGAGACCGGCTTCGACCCGGCCAATGTGGAGATCGGGCGGCTCAACATGCTGGTTGCGCAACTGCTGACCTTTCCGCGCCATCTGTCGCAGCATGTCGGCGGCTTCATCCTGACCGAGGACCGGCTCGACGAGACCGTTCCGATCCACAATGCGGCGATGGACGACCGCACCTTCATCGAATGGGACAAGGACGACATCGACGCGCTGAAGCTGATGAAGGTCGATATCCTCGCGCTTGGCATGCTGACCTGTATCCGCAAGGCCTTCGCGCTGATCGAGACCCATATCGGGCGCCAATATACGCTGGCGACGATCCCGCCCGACCAGCCCGACGTCTATGACATGCTCTGCACGGGCGACAGCATCGGCGTCTTCCAGGTGGAGAGCCGCGCGCAGATCAACATGCTGCCGCGCCTGCGTCCGCGTGAATTGTACGACCTCGTCATCCAGGTCGCGATCGTCCGGCCGGGGCCGATCCAGGGCGGCATGGTCCACCCCTATCTGCGGCGGCGGCAGAAGCTGGAGGCGGTCGTCTTCCCCTCGCCGGCACCGCCCCATGATCCCGATGAACTGCGCGAGGTGCTCGGCAAGACGCTGGGGGTGCCGCTGTTCCAGGAACAGGCGATGAAGCTGGCGATCGTCGCGGCCGGGTTCAGCGATGCCGAGGCGAACCGGCTGCGCCGGGCGATGGCGACTTTCCGCAATGTCGGCACCATGCCGACCTTCGAGCGCAAGATGGTCGAGGGCATGGTCGATCGCGGCTATCCGCGCGATTTCGCCGAACGCTGCTTCGAACAGATCAAGGGCTTCGGCAGCTATGGCTTTCCCGAAAGCCATGCCCAGTCCTTCGCGCTGCTGGTCTATGCTTCCTCCTATCTCAAATGCCGCTATCCGGCGGTGTTCGCCTGTGCCTTGCTCAATTCGCAGCCGATGGGTTTCTACGCGCCCGCACAGATCGTCCGCGATGCGCGCGAGCATGGCGTCGAGGTCCGGTCGATCGACGTCAATCGCAGCCTCTGGGACAACAGCCTCGAAGGGCCGCCCGACCGGCTGGCGCTCCGCATCGGCCTGCGCCAGGTCGATGGCTTTCGCGAGGCGTGGGCCGAGGCGATCGTCGCGGCGCGCGGTCAGGGGCCCTTCGACAGCATCGAGGATCTGGCGCGCCGGGCCGATCTGCCGCGCCGCGCGCTGCGCCTTCTGGCCGATGCCGACGCCTTCCGCTCGATCGGACTCGACCGGCGCGCGGCGCTGTGGGAGGCGCGCCGGACCCCCGATGGCGAACTGCCGCTGTTTGCGGCGGCGCGCGCCCGCGAACTGGGCGAGGAGCCCGATGCGCAATTGCCCGCCATGCCGCTGTCCGAGCATGTCGCGGCCGATTATCAGCTCACCCGCCTGTCGCTGAAGGGGCACCCGATGCAGTTCCTGCGCGACCTGTTCCGACGCGAAGGGGTGCTCAGCTGCGCGGAGGCATCGGCGGCGCGCAACGGATCGCGGGCGAAGGTCGCGGGCGTCGTGCTGGTCCGCCAGCGGCCGGGCGAGGGCAAGGCGATCTTCGTCACGCTGGAGGACGAGACCGGCGTCACCAATGTCCTGCTCTGGGCGCGGACCTTCGAGGTGCAGCGGCGGCAGGTGATGGCATCGCGGCTGATGCTGGTCGAGGGCGAGATCCAGCGCAGTCCCGAAGGCGTCGTCCACCTGATGGGCGCGATCGTCCATGATCGCAGCGCCGAGCTCGATCGCCTGTCCGAGGATCATCGCACCGAGATCGAGCTGTCGCGCGCCGACGTGTTCGAGCATCCGCAGATGCCGCGCCACAATGTTCCGCGCGGCCGCCATCCACGCGACGTCCGCATCCTGCCGCGCTCGCGCGACTTCCACTGA
- a CDS encoding MFS transporter, with the protein MSGYRAIALTASIPVFMQYLDATAINTALPAIAADLRVAPIDLNVAILAYQLALVVFIPLGGVLANRIGARNAFIASLLLFMLGAVASAMAWSLGTLVAARAVQGVGGAIMIPVSRLLVLRSAERHELISAMNWLVIPGIVGPLIGPALGGFLVSYASWHMIFLVNLPMALLGVVMSLWLVPDRRDEEGEVFDARGTVIVAILIVSLVIGLSGVTGQVAPAITIATLLVALATALLYLRHHRRTEAPIIDLTLWAIPSFRLSMLSGTLIRCLFGAHAFLLPLWFQLAMGFEAAKTGVMLAAGTVGVLVSRLVGGPLIARSHPRSVSVGGGIVFALSLFGTAFLRADLPLPLFYLLIFGQGFGLALAMLVIGPAAYVEVPAERMAAATGFYSTVQQLTLSLGVITGVWSLAAMRWLTHATPYDNRAYAGSMLLLALLALGAVMLNRRFEPEAIVSLRPVRAAR; encoded by the coding sequence ATGAGCGGCTATCGGGCCATCGCACTGACCGCATCGATCCCTGTGTTCATGCAATATCTCGACGCGACCGCGATCAACACCGCGCTGCCGGCGATCGCCGCCGATCTCCGGGTTGCCCCGATCGACCTGAACGTCGCGATCCTGGCCTATCAGCTGGCCCTCGTCGTGTTCATCCCGCTTGGCGGCGTGCTCGCCAACCGTATCGGTGCGCGCAACGCCTTCATCGCTTCGCTGCTGCTGTTCATGCTGGGCGCGGTCGCCAGCGCCATGGCCTGGTCCTTGGGGACGCTCGTCGCGGCGCGGGCGGTGCAGGGCGTGGGCGGCGCGATCATGATCCCCGTGTCGCGGCTGCTCGTCCTGCGCTCGGCCGAACGGCACGAACTGATCAGCGCGATGAACTGGCTCGTCATTCCCGGCATCGTCGGTCCGCTGATCGGCCCGGCGCTCGGCGGCTTCCTGGTCAGCTATGCCTCCTGGCACATGATCTTCCTCGTCAACCTGCCGATGGCGCTGCTCGGCGTGGTGATGAGCCTGTGGCTCGTACCCGACCGGCGCGACGAGGAGGGCGAAGTCTTCGATGCGCGCGGGACGGTGATCGTCGCCATTCTGATCGTCTCGCTCGTCATCGGCCTGAGCGGCGTCACCGGCCAGGTCGCGCCTGCGATCACGATCGCGACGCTCCTCGTCGCGCTCGCAACGGCGCTGCTCTATCTGCGCCATCATCGGCGTACCGAGGCCCCGATCATCGACCTGACCCTCTGGGCGATCCCCAGTTTTCGCCTTTCGATGCTGTCCGGCACCCTGATCCGTTGCCTGTTCGGGGCGCATGCGTTCCTGCTGCCTTTGTGGTTCCAGCTCGCCATGGGATTCGAGGCCGCAAAGACGGGCGTGATGCTCGCGGCGGGCACGGTCGGGGTGCTGGTCAGCCGGCTCGTCGGCGGTCCGCTCATCGCCCGCTCGCATCCGCGCAGCGTCTCCGTGGGCGGCGGGATCGTCTTCGCTCTGTCCCTGTTCGGCACCGCCTTTCTGCGTGCGGACCTGCCGCTGCCACTCTTCTATCTGCTGATCTTCGGGCAGGGCTTCGGTCTGGCACTGGCGATGCTTGTGATCGGTCCGGCAGCCTATGTCGAAGTGCCGGCGGAGCGTATGGCGGCGGCGACCGGCTTCTATTCGACCGTCCAGCAGCTAACATTGTCGCTGGGCGTGATCACCGGTGTCTGGTCGCTGGCCGCGATGCGCTGGCTGACCCATGCGACGCCCTATGACAATCGCGCCTATGCCGGCAGCATGCTTCTGCTGGCGCTGCTGGCGCTGGGTGCTGTCATGCTGAACCGCCGGTTCGAGCCGGAGGCGATCGTGTCGCTACGGCCCGTACGCGCAGCACGCTGA
- a CDS encoding alpha/beta hydrolase family protein, with product MMFVRFFRTAIMACLALFGASIAQATGPITLCEGVWVDASRERPIPVRIRMPAGIDKVGVILFSHGLGGSLDAGTIWANAWAEAGYAVINIQHRGSDSAIFGKPGFRAALGSQQLIVRARDMRFVIRELGIRREEGICDLRRIDQRRIGIAGHSFGAQTVQAVSGQIFPFPIQPPLVDLKVRAALALSPSPPLVGSPQIAFSRIHIPFLSITGTEDAVPMVIPITAEQRQEPFRLMPAGDKFLLVLKGATHEMFAGQTFASMLNGEPPAHVRNTVIATSIAFWRATLDGDVQAIEWLYSVDGLRAGLREGDFFESR from the coding sequence ATGATGTTCGTGCGCTTTTTCCGTACCGCCATTATGGCCTGCCTCGCCCTGTTCGGCGCGAGCATCGCACAGGCCACCGGGCCTATCACCCTGTGCGAGGGTGTCTGGGTCGATGCCAGCCGCGAGCGGCCGATCCCAGTTCGCATCCGCATGCCCGCCGGCATCGACAAGGTCGGGGTCATCCTTTTCAGCCACGGGCTCGGCGGCTCGCTCGACGCAGGGACGATCTGGGCCAATGCCTGGGCCGAGGCCGGCTATGCCGTCATCAACATCCAGCATCGCGGCAGCGACAGCGCAATCTTCGGCAAACCGGGATTCCGCGCCGCACTCGGCAGCCAGCAGCTGATCGTCCGGGCGCGCGACATGCGCTTCGTGATCCGCGAGCTGGGCATCAGGCGCGAAGAGGGCATCTGCGACCTCCGCCGGATCGACCAGCGCCGCATCGGCATCGCCGGGCACAGCTTCGGCGCGCAGACCGTGCAGGCGGTGTCGGGGCAGATATTCCCCTTCCCCATCCAGCCGCCGCTGGTCGACCTCAAGGTCCGCGCAGCGCTGGCGCTGAGTCCTTCGCCCCCGCTGGTCGGGTCGCCGCAGATCGCCTTTTCGCGCATTCACATCCCCTTCCTGTCGATCACGGGGACCGAGGATGCGGTGCCGATGGTCATCCCTATCACGGCCGAACAGCGCCAGGAACCGTTTCGGCTGATGCCGGCCGGAGACAAATTCCTGCTCGTCCTGAAAGGGGCCACGCACGAGATGTTCGCCGGCCAGACCTTCGCCTCGATGCTCAACGGCGAGCCGCCCGCCCATGTCCGCAACACGGTGATCGCCACCAGCATCGCCTTCTGGCGCGCCACGCTCGACGGCGACGTTCAGGCGATCGAGTGGCTCTACAGCGTGGACGGCCTGCGCGCCGGCCTCAGGGAAGGCGACTTCTTCGAGAGCCGCTGA
- a CDS encoding TonB-dependent receptor codes for MRNFSLGCAVGALAIAMVASAPAHAQETTSSISGTVTSNGAPVAGATVTILHVPSGTKSTLTTDASGNFNANGLRIGGPFSVSVSASGFTNAQVTDINTFIGQPYTLPIELTEVGGQEIVVTASSIKNARTVSQGPATVLTATDVAKVATINRDIRDLMRRDPFARLDDTPSGGRAVSFAGQNARFNRFTVDGVPITDNFGLNPDGLPSRRSPIPLDAVGQFQTKVAPYDVREGNFQGGVINIVLRSGTNDFQGTAFYAHSSDELSGKKTKAGPGVPTGRVTLPNFKYKNYGAELSGPIIKDKLFFMIAGERIRAPRPIAEGSLENNAGTAIPNLTQALVDQVVSTAKSRYNYDAGGVVDTNGDKDDRLVAKIDANLSETQRLSFTYAYAKDEIVLTNNTNSGNVQPALGLSSNAYVQGNKLQTGVVQINSDWTDDFSTEARGFYKKYVRLQDPLLGRGFAQFRVCTAPTSDRGTGTGTGTTEATNCPNGVPIVSIGPDNSRQSNALNTRTYGGSFLARLNRGDHDIRAFVDFSDVKVFNLFLQNTAGNYYFDSLADFSAGNAQQLIYQNAIPSLDPNDAAARFRYQSYAFGLQDTWRPDPTFSLSYGLRYDLYGGSSRPTVNPNFVARYGFNNAAYLSGRGLLQPRLGFDWKPSSRLSVRGGGGIFGGGAPDVYFSNSFSNTGVLSNNQTIRMLNNGGFSVPGLTGAAATAVGTAALINVAGNSIPGAVNQYIANGSIVANSTTNAVDPSFKIPSQWRATLSTDYRADLGFLGDDWQFGVDFLYSKVRNQVFFTDIRSVPIVGSLTPDGRQRYTSITSLGFADNNSDLFLTNTKKGRSYVAVARVDKSWDFGLSAGLRFTWQDIKDQAPATSSTASSNYGNGGFFDANGAAYGISNDQVKYNIKYNLAFEREFFGDNKTTIALFGETRIGRPYSYTMFDPASGRSPVFGTTGSGSRYLLYVPTIGGDPRVSYDSAATQAAFENFIRNSGLNKYQGKVAPRNGFNSKWFTRFDLHLSQEVPTGLGDSKVTFFADIENFTNLINKKWGQIREYIFPYNVSPVRVACLTTPGNANGQGTKATSSSQPCAQYQYSQFTNPTDTIYSSQSLYAIRVGVRFSF; via the coding sequence ATGCGTAATTTCTCGCTCGGCTGCGCGGTGGGCGCGCTTGCCATTGCCATGGTCGCGTCCGCGCCGGCCCATGCGCAGGAAACCACCTCCTCGATCTCGGGCACGGTGACGTCGAACGGAGCTCCCGTCGCGGGCGCGACGGTGACCATCCTGCACGTACCGTCGGGCACGAAGTCGACGTTGACCACCGATGCGTCGGGCAATTTCAACGCGAACGGCCTGCGCATCGGCGGTCCTTTCAGCGTGTCGGTGTCGGCCAGCGGCTTCACCAATGCGCAGGTTACCGACATCAACACCTTCATCGGCCAGCCCTACACGCTGCCGATCGAGCTGACTGAAGTCGGCGGGCAGGAAATCGTCGTCACCGCCAGCAGCATCAAGAATGCGCGCACCGTCTCGCAGGGCCCGGCAACCGTCCTGACCGCGACCGACGTCGCCAAAGTCGCGACGATCAACCGCGACATCCGGGACCTGATGCGCCGCGACCCGTTCGCCCGCCTCGACGATACTCCGTCGGGCGGCCGCGCGGTCTCCTTCGCTGGTCAGAATGCGCGCTTCAACCGCTTCACCGTCGACGGCGTGCCGATCACCGACAATTTCGGCCTGAACCCGGACGGCCTTCCCAGCCGCCGTTCGCCGATCCCGCTGGACGCCGTCGGCCAGTTCCAGACCAAGGTCGCGCCTTATGACGTGCGCGAAGGCAATTTCCAGGGCGGTGTGATCAACATCGTCCTGCGCTCGGGCACCAATGATTTCCAGGGCACCGCGTTCTACGCCCACTCCTCCGACGAGTTGAGCGGCAAGAAGACCAAGGCCGGCCCGGGCGTTCCGACTGGCCGCGTGACGCTGCCGAACTTCAAGTACAAGAACTACGGCGCCGAGCTTTCGGGTCCGATCATCAAGGACAAGCTGTTCTTCATGATCGCCGGCGAGCGCATCCGCGCACCGCGCCCGATTGCCGAAGGCTCGCTCGAGAACAACGCCGGCACCGCGATCCCCAACCTGACCCAGGCGCTGGTGGATCAGGTCGTTTCGACCGCGAAGAGCCGCTACAATTATGATGCGGGCGGTGTCGTCGACACCAATGGCGACAAGGACGATCGTCTCGTCGCCAAGATCGACGCCAACCTGTCCGAGACGCAGCGTCTGTCCTTCACCTACGCTTATGCGAAGGACGAGATCGTTCTCACCAACAACACCAACAGCGGCAACGTCCAGCCGGCGCTGGGTCTGTCGTCCAACGCCTATGTCCAGGGCAACAAGCTCCAGACCGGCGTAGTCCAGATCAACTCCGACTGGACGGACGACTTCTCGACCGAAGCGCGTGGCTTCTACAAGAAATATGTCCGCCTGCAGGATCCGCTGCTCGGTCGCGGCTTCGCCCAGTTCCGTGTCTGCACCGCGCCGACCTCGGATCGCGGCACCGGAACCGGAACCGGCACGACCGAAGCGACCAACTGCCCCAATGGCGTTCCGATCGTCTCAATCGGTCCGGACAATTCCCGCCAGTCCAACGCGCTCAACACGCGGACCTATGGTGGGTCGTTCCTCGCTCGTCTCAATCGCGGCGATCATGACATCCGCGCCTTCGTCGACTTCTCCGATGTGAAGGTGTTCAACCTGTTCCTGCAGAACACTGCCGGTAACTATTATTTCGACTCGCTCGCCGACTTCTCGGCCGGAAACGCGCAGCAGCTGATCTATCAGAACGCCATTCCGTCGCTCGACCCGAACGATGCAGCTGCACGGTTCCGTTATCAGTCCTACGCCTTCGGCCTGCAGGATACGTGGCGTCCGGATCCCACCTTCAGCCTGTCCTACGGCCTGCGCTACGACCTCTATGGCGGCAGCAGCCGTCCGACGGTCAACCCGAACTTCGTCGCGCGCTACGGCTTCAACAACGCGGCCTATCTGAGCGGCCGCGGCCTGCTCCAGCCGCGCCTCGGCTTCGACTGGAAGCCCAGCTCGCGCCTGTCAGTTCGTGGCGGCGGCGGCATCTTCGGCGGCGGCGCGCCGGACGTCTATTTCTCGAACAGCTTCTCCAACACCGGCGTGCTGTCGAACAACCAGACGATCCGCATGCTGAACAATGGCGGCTTCAGCGTCCCCGGCCTGACCGGTGCTGCGGCCACCGCAGTCGGCACGGCTGCGCTGATCAACGTAGCGGGCAATTCCATCCCCGGCGCGGTGAACCAGTATATCGCCAATGGCAGCATCGTCGCGAACTCGACCACCAATGCGGTCGATCCTTCGTTCAAGATCCCTTCTCAGTGGCGCGCGACGCTGTCGACCGACTATCGCGCTGACCTCGGCTTCCTGGGTGACGACTGGCAGTTCGGGGTGGACTTCCTCTACTCGAAGGTCCGCAATCAGGTGTTCTTCACCGACATCCGCTCGGTGCCGATCGTCGGATCGCTGACCCCGGACGGTCGCCAGCGCTACACCAGCATCACCTCGCTGGGTTTCGCCGACAACAATTCCGACCTCTTCCTGACCAACACCAAGAAGGGCCGCAGCTACGTCGCGGTCGCGCGTGTCGACAAGTCGTGGGACTTCGGCCTGTCGGCCGGCCTGCGTTTCACCTGGCAGGACATCAAGGATCAGGCGCCGGCCACCTCGTCGACCGCTTCGTCCAACTATGGCAATGGCGGCTTCTTCGATGCCAATGGCGCAGCCTATGGCATCTCGAACGACCAGGTGAAGTACAACATCAAGTATAATCTGGCGTTCGAGCGCGAGTTCTTCGGCGACAACAAGACCACCATCGCGCTGTTCGGCGAGACCCGCATCGGTCGCCCGTACAGCTACACGATGTTCGATCCGGCGTCGGGCCGCAGCCCGGTGTTCGGCACGACCGGCAGCGGTTCGCGCTACCTGCTCTATGTTCCGACGATCGGCGGCGACCCGCGCGTTTCCTATGACTCGGCAGCGACGCAGGCTGCGTTCGAGAACTTCATCCGCAACTCGGGCCTGAACAAATATCAGGGCAAGGTCGCACCGCGGAACGGCTTCAATTCGAAGTGGTTCACGCGCTTCGATCTTCACCTCTCGCAGGAGGTTCCGACCGGCCTGGGTGACTCGAAGGTCACCTTCTTCGCCGACATCGAGAACTTCACCAACCTGATCAACAAGAAGTGGGGCCAGATCCGGGAGTATATCTTCCCGTACAATGTCTCACCGGTTCGCGTCGCCTGTCTGACGACCCCGGGCAACGCCAACGGTCAGGGAACGAAGGCCACCAGCTCTTCGCAGCCCTGCGCTCAGTATCAGTACTCGCAGTTCACCAACCCGACCGACACGATCTATTCGAGCCAGTCGCTCTATGCGATCCGCGTCGGCGTCCGCTTCTCCTTCTGA
- a CDS encoding SDR family NAD(P)-dependent oxidoreductase translates to MKIIVTGGLGALGRAVVAELAGRGHDIAVVDVATPSGDLQGRLVLGGVDLGDEVAVKAAYDDIAGQLGGIDGLVNVAGGFLWETVTDGSLDSWDRMYRMNLRTAVISSRAAAAHMKAGGAIVNIGAAAAGNAAMGMAPYAASKAGIKAFTESFADELKSRSIRVNAVLPTIIDTPTNRADMPDADRSGWVTPAGAARAIAFLLSDEAGTITGASIPLSLPG, encoded by the coding sequence ATGAAGATCATCGTTACGGGAGGACTGGGGGCTCTGGGTCGGGCCGTGGTGGCCGAGCTTGCGGGGCGCGGCCATGACATTGCTGTCGTCGACGTGGCGACCCCCTCCGGCGACTTGCAAGGACGGCTGGTCCTCGGCGGTGTCGATCTGGGCGACGAGGTGGCGGTGAAGGCGGCCTATGACGATATCGCCGGGCAGCTGGGCGGGATCGACGGGCTGGTCAACGTCGCCGGCGGCTTCCTGTGGGAAACGGTGACCGATGGCAGCCTCGACAGCTGGGACCGCATGTATCGCATGAACCTGCGCACGGCGGTGATCTCTTCGCGGGCAGCAGCAGCCCATATGAAGGCGGGCGGCGCGATCGTGAACATCGGGGCTGCCGCGGCCGGAAATGCGGCTATGGGCATGGCGCCCTATGCAGCGTCGAAGGCGGGGATCAAGGCGTTCACCGAAAGCTTCGCCGACGAACTCAAGTCCCGCTCGATCAGGGTCAACGCTGTGCTGCCGACGATCATTGATACGCCGACCAATCGCGCCGACATGCCCGATGCGGACCGTTCAGGCTGGGTAACCCCTGCCGGGGCGGCCAGGGCGATCGCCTTCCTGCTGTCGGATGAGGCGGGGACGATCACCGGTGCCAGCATCCCGCTTTCGCTGCCGGGCTGA